A single genomic interval of Astyanax mexicanus isolate ESR-SI-001 chromosome 4, AstMex3_surface, whole genome shotgun sequence harbors:
- the LOC125801373 gene encoding zinc finger protein 501-like, which yields MKPSPDMEKHQNSVKSFTKQSNPKKHQRIHTGEKPHHCSDCGKSFTERSSLKKHQRIHTGEKPYYCSDCGKSFTERSSLKKHQRIHTGEKPYHCSDCGKSFNQQCNLRKHQRIHTGEKPYYCSDCGKSFTEPSALKKHQRIHTGEKPYYCSDCGKSFNQQCNLRKHQRIHTGEKLYYCSDCGKSFTQQINLRIHQHIHTGEKPYYCSDCGKSFTQQSTLQIHQRIHTGEKPYCCSDCGKTFTEPSTLKKHQRIHTGEKPYYCSDCGKSFNQQCNLRKHQRIHTGEKPYYCSYCGKSFTQQCKLKKHQHIHTGEKTPS from the coding sequence atgaagccaagtcccgacatggagaaacatcagaactctgtcaagagttttactaaacagagtaatcccaaaaaacaccagcgcattcacacaggagagaaaccgcatcactgctcagactgtggaaagagttttactgaacggagtagtctcaaaaaacaccagcgcattcacacaggagagaaaccgtattactgctcagactgtgggaagagttttactgaacggagtagtctcaaaaaacaccagcgcattcacacaggagagaaaccgtatcactgctcagactgtgggaagagttttaatcagcaGTGTAATCtccgaaaacaccagcgcattcacacaggagagaaaccatattattgctcagactgtgggaagagttttactgaaccgagtgctctcaaaaaacaccagcgcattcacacaggagagaaaccgtattactgctcagactgtgggaagagttttaatcagcaGTGTAATCtccgaaaacaccagcgcattcacacaggagagaaactgtattactgctcagactgtgggaagagttttactcaacagattaATCTCCGaatacaccagcacattcacacaggagagaaaccgtattattgctcagactgtgggaagagttttactcaacagagtactcttcaaatacaccagcgcattcacacaggagagaaaccgtattgctgctcagactgtgggaagacttTTACTGAAccgagtactctcaaaaaacaccagcgcattcacacaggagagaaaccgtattactgctcagactgtgggaagagttttaatcagcaATGTAATCtccgaaaacaccagcgcattcacacaggagagaaaccgtattactgctcatactgtgggaagagttttactcaacagtgtaaactcaaaaaacaccagcacattcacacaggagagaaaactccatCTTAG